In Liquorilactobacillus nagelii DSM 13675, the following proteins share a genomic window:
- the plsX gene encoding phosphate acyltransferase PlsX, whose protein sequence is MKIAVDAMGGDHAPEAIVAGVAKARDQYPHLEFLLYGKSEQISKLLTDQTRIKIIQADEVIGMNDEPVRAIRRKKQSSLVLAAQAVKNGEADALFSCGNTGALLTAGLLIVGRIKGIVRPGLLSTLPMIGEQTGAFNLLDSGANAENKAEHLHQYAILGKYYAQKVRGIADPRIGLLNNGTEPHKGSKITQEAYQLLQADPAINFVGNVEANSVLRNQADVIVADGFMGNTLLKSIEGTASAIMHLLKETIMNSGVSSKLGAVLLKPAFKQLKAKMNQAQYGGAVLLGVKAPVVKAHGASDAETVYYTLGQIEQMLKEQMIPDLVDYFSKLNQAEKNKVIEEKSK, encoded by the coding sequence TTGAAAATAGCCGTTGATGCAATGGGAGGAGATCATGCTCCCGAAGCGATTGTTGCTGGAGTTGCCAAAGCGCGTGATCAATACCCGCATTTAGAATTTTTGCTTTATGGAAAAAGTGAACAAATTAGTAAACTATTGACTGACCAAACTCGGATCAAAATTATTCAAGCTGATGAAGTAATTGGTATGAACGATGAACCTGTTCGAGCAATCAGGCGCAAAAAACAATCTTCTTTAGTTTTGGCAGCCCAAGCGGTTAAAAACGGAGAAGCTGATGCTTTGTTTTCTTGTGGAAATACAGGGGCGTTGTTGACAGCAGGTTTGTTAATTGTTGGCCGAATTAAAGGAATTGTACGCCCCGGATTGCTTTCAACCTTGCCAATGATTGGTGAGCAGACGGGAGCTTTTAATTTATTGGATAGTGGAGCAAATGCTGAAAATAAAGCGGAACATTTGCATCAGTATGCGATTTTGGGAAAATATTATGCCCAGAAGGTTCGGGGGATTGCTGATCCGCGGATTGGACTCTTGAACAATGGCACTGAGCCACATAAGGGCAGTAAAATTACTCAAGAGGCTTATCAATTATTGCAAGCTGATCCAGCAATCAATTTCGTTGGGAATGTTGAGGCCAATTCTGTTTTACGCAATCAAGCAGATGTAATTGTGGCTGATGGTTTTATGGGGAACACCTTGTTAAAGTCAATTGAAGGAACGGCTTCAGCAATTATGCATTTACTCAAAGAAACAATTATGAATAGTGGTGTCAGCAGTAAGCTAGGAGCAGTGTTGCTTAAACCAGCTTTTAAACAGCTAAAAGCTAAAATGAATCAAGCACAATACGGTGGTGCAGTTTTATTAGGGGTAAAAGCTCCAGTTGTTAAAGCACATGGCGCTAGTGATGCAGAAACGGTTTACTATACATTAGGCCAGATTGAGCAGATGTTGAAAGAACAGATGATTCCAGATTTAGTGGACTACTTTTCAAAATTGAATCAAGCGGAAAAAAATAAAGTTATTGAGGAGAAATCAAAATGA
- the acpP gene encoding acyl carrier protein has product MTEKEIFNKLAKIIHERFEIEVDQITPNLNFTTDLDADSIDLVEFVLELEDSFGAEIPDEEAEKLQKVQDVVDYIKKHQK; this is encoded by the coding sequence ATGACAGAAAAAGAAATTTTTAATAAATTGGCTAAAATTATCCATGAACGTTTCGAAATTGAAGTTGATCAAATTACACCAAATTTGAATTTTACTACCGATTTGGATGCAGATTCGATTGATTTAGTAGAATTTGTTTTAGAATTAGAGGATAGCTTTGGAGCGGAGATTCCCGATGAAGAAGCTGAAAAATTGCAAAAAGTTCAGGATGTTGTCGACTATATCAAGAAACATCAAAAATAA
- the rnc gene encoding ribonuclease III, producing the protein MTNGLTDWLKEHFEIEFQRTELLDEAFTHASYVNEHPNQNLKYYERIEFLGDAVMQLAVSEYLFLRYPSLPEGKLSRLRAAMVCEDSFSKFAVECHFDQYIRLGKGEEKSQARQRPSLLCDIFESFIGALYLDQGKPAVDKFISQIVFPKIDLGWFDHLLDHKTELQEFLQQDGDVDIEYHELENDGPEHDKRYTMTVSADGELLGQGQGHSKKAAEQVAAREALIKLHANK; encoded by the coding sequence TTGACAAATGGATTAACTGATTGGCTTAAAGAGCATTTTGAAATTGAATTTCAACGAACAGAATTATTGGATGAAGCATTTACTCATGCTTCATATGTTAATGAACACCCTAACCAAAATTTGAAATATTATGAGCGAATTGAATTCTTGGGTGACGCAGTGATGCAGTTAGCTGTTTCTGAATATTTATTTTTACGTTATCCGTCATTGCCGGAAGGAAAACTTTCGCGGTTACGAGCAGCTATGGTTTGTGAGGACAGTTTTAGTAAATTTGCAGTTGAATGTCATTTTGACCAATATATTCGTTTAGGAAAGGGAGAAGAAAAATCGCAAGCACGACAACGTCCGTCCCTACTTTGCGATATTTTCGAATCATTTATTGGAGCGTTGTATTTAGATCAAGGAAAACCAGCAGTAGATAAATTTATTTCACAAATTGTCTTTCCCAAGATTGATTTGGGATGGTTTGACCATTTACTGGATCATAAAACTGAATTGCAGGAGTTCTTGCAGCAAGACGGCGATGTTGATATTGAGTATCATGAGTTGGAAAATGATGGCCCTGAGCATGACAAGCGTTATACTATGACCGTTAGTGCTGATGGCGAGTTATTAGGCCAAGGTCAAGGACACTCGAAGAAAGCTGCTGAGCAAGTAGCTGCCAGAGAAGCTTTGATCAAATTACATGCTAATAAATAA